The DNA window GAGCAATCAAGGCAAGCATTCAGAGCCTGGAAACCAAAATACAATAATTTACCTCAAGTTTGAATTGTTTAGATGAATTATACCACACAAGTGGTGAAGCATCAATCTCTTGTTTGGAAACAGATATTAATTCAGCTAGACGTGATAAAGGAACACAAACATCCTGCAAGGAACAAGATGTGATAAGAATTTTCTAGTAGATTAAAAACTGCAAAAGCTATTGTCTCTAACAAGATGCAATTGCAGTCGGGTTCTAGAACCTACAAACAAGGAAATGCAGCCTATATAAATGATGATATTCATCATGCACTAAAAGTGATCGAGGGGCATGATTAAGACGTACATGATCAAAGGGCATGATGACACTTCAAAAGTTGCAAGGGAGGAAAAGATTGTAGGAGAGAATCTCTTTATTAACTAATTCATAGAAATCACGAAACAGCACAAAGCTATAGATGAAATATGACAAGCCATATGATACAGTTGACACATACACAAAATGTAAACTCACTGTTATCATTGCTTCATAATTAGGCTCCATTGCGAAGCATGCCCAGAGCGCCTCCTTTCTTATCTACATGGAAGAACATATAAATTTAGCAACAGCTGCTTAACTTTCTTAATTGCAAAGTTACTATTTTAAACTTCTGAAAATCAGCTTCTGCAACAAAGTTAACCATTCTTCAGCAAGCAGTCTTCCATGCAAAGGGGATTCTGACAGTTACAAGCAATTTGATACTGAATATAGCTCTAAAATTGCTCTCTTCAGCACCTCCAAAATCCACCATCCTCGAACTTTAAGACTTGTCCAACGAAATTTAATGAGGGCTTCTAGAACATCCCTcataaattatttaattcttcttgCATAGATGCCATGAGATAAAAAATGAAGCACCAAAGATCTAACAATAGTCTAGAAACTGAATACAAATTATAGTAATCCCCTCTCAAAATGTTCCTTCCATACCTTTGCCAACCACTCCCCAatagatggatttttttttttttggtaacgTCCCACCCCTTGGTAATGCTTCTAGTACAGTGCTCCATAAGTTCAAAGAAATTCATTACATTCACAAGGATCCAATACAGTCATCCTACTTGCATCAACTATTTTCTCTCCCAAGACACAGGTAGAGGTCACAGAAGTTAATTTTCGgtacccaaaaataaaaaaacagaTGAATATTAACCAGTATGGTTGTGTTTCTCAATGTAAACATtttttgcatgtttatgtgtgtgcgtgtctgtgtgtgtgtgtgtgtgtgagagagagagagagtgagtgAGTTAGTCAAACAAACTGCTTAGGAGACTGAATTCACTCTTATTCTGTAACTAGAGCCAAGAAGCTGCAGATGATGATATATTAGTAATCTGGCACCTTGTCCTATCTCATCGTCAAAGTTATATAGGAGGATACAAATTGAGAGTTAATTATCCTAAAGAGAAATAATTTCATACAAAACATGTTGAAACCCAACTCAGAAAACATTCAAGGAAAAGGAACATAGAAGAGGAATTCAAgatcaaaaaattttcaactacATACCTTCCAGAGTTCCTTTTTGGCTTCAGGGTCTTCAGCAAAAACAAAATCGGAGCCGTTGTGCTCAGAAGCTATCTTCTGGACTATCAGTGTTTGCTCAAGTGAATATGCTTCTGATTGAAGCCAAATAATGAACAATAATTAGCAACCAAGACAGTTGAAAAGATAAACTTGAGTTAAAAAAGGGCAATGGATATATGTGTGGCATCTAACAAGTATTCTTAAACCAACATCCTCTCATACTAAAGGCCTTAGATGATGCATGCAATTAGTCTCACAGACCAATTAAATTTCATCCCTCACCAAACATGCCATACGGCAACCTATCCATCCGCTTAGTCACAAGTTTGTCACTAGTACCCAAAATACTAGTGAGAGAAATAGCACTTAATCCACACACAACAGCTCAAGTAAATCATGTGGACTGAGCAATAAGTAACACGCATGACAAAACCATTAGCAACTATTAGCAGAACCACATTTCACCTGTGCCAACAAATTCAAACATCAAAGTTGGAACTTCTGGTAAAGTTTTCCCATTAGCAAGGTTGATGGCTTTCACTTGAACTTCATCCAAGAGCTCCACTCGTGAAACCTGTTCATCATCATGGAAAGCACAACAAGTGAGAAAAAGGAATAAAGAAGCATTTAgctgtcattttttttttttaaaaaaaaaaatctaactgGATCTCCACATTAATCAAATCAAGCATTGCAAATATCAGATAATGAAGGGTAACCTAATGGACAGCAATGTGAATATTTATAATACCACCTTTTGTATGATAGCCATCCAAAACACAAATCCCATACTCAAATCTCACTTTCATTTAACACAACATTACTCTACTAGACCTTTTGATCTCAAAACTTGTCCAAGCCTATCCATGCATCGTAATTGTATATGCATCTCAAAGTAGGTTTATGGCCTTGCATCATTAGGAATACTTTTCCACCATTGCTTACAATTGATATTTAAGACTATATTAAGCCTCTAGATTTCCATCAAATTGTATATTTCTGGTGTGAAGTAAACATTCGTCACTGGCAATGCTAGTAGTATTCCGACTAGCTCTAATCACTCTTAGTACTGTTCAGATGATTGAGCCTCAGAGCTTCTGGAAACTAGTGTAGGAGATAACCCTGACGAACAGTCGTGAACAAGATTTTCATAATGATGTAGACATATAAAATACTTCATATAGGAAAGTCATGTACATCACACAATTGGCACTAAATTACGTTAAATTCGTATACATATAGATAAGTAGGTATATATTCCACAGATGACTAGAACAAAATTTAGAGTGACATCATAAGTAATTTGTGAGTCATCATAATAGAGTACcatataatattaataataaaaaaccACAAACAAAAGATACATGCGCTGAAGTTGTTGAATTGAAAACTATATCAAAAACTACAAGCTCATAATGAAGGATGCTGTAGCTAATACAGATTTCACACTAACAAATAGGAAAAGGTTAAGATACAAACCACAGTGCAAATCTCAAAAAGTAAAGACAAAAACTCAAAAAGAGATTAGAGGACCAGCTTCTCAACCTGTATACCAGACAACATAGTGGCAATAGCAACATCAGCTGCATCTTTAATCGTTGGGAAGTTACACATTGCAACCTGTGTATTGATCATCATTTACAAGAAAAAAGCAAGATAAAGTGAAAATGTTTGAACAATAAAGCAACCCTATCACTTCGTAGGAATATTGTCTGATAAGATATCAGTATTTTGACTTGAGAAAAGTTTAAACTTTCAAAAAATAGTAGCACCAAGACATTACAATCTGATGTCATCTGAATGAGGGATCCAATGCAACTGCAgttatatcaaatcaatttgtAAATCATACAGAGAATAAACTGCTATAAATCTAGATGTCCAAAAAGGAGTTAGTTTGGATACGGGATTAGGCCCAATGGACTAAAGTTTGAGTATTATGGTATTCTTTATTTTGCAGTACCATGCAATAATATCTAAAATCCTTTGCACTAAGAATGATCAGGGTAGATCATAATACTCTATTTGGTTCTTTGAGACTTGAAACCTCAGTCccaccattcatttgaaatacTATTATCTCCTTGTCACTTAAACTAACAATGTTGTGTTTGTAATCCACCTCATCAGGCATTGGAGTGTATGGGCTGACTACTTGTGGGGGAATTTGAAACTAGCTTGCTGATATGTTTCATGTTTCTTCAGGTATACAGATCCTGGTTTTCACATTAATCAATTTATTTCAGACAACCAAAATGTCCGTTTTGATAATGGCATAaaactttattttcttttgacacCATGATAATCAGGTGCTCAGTACTACTCACGTGCCTGCTGACAAACAGGAAAATTTGGAATGGAAGTGAGATGTTCTAATGGGTTTAGGTTGAATTGCCTTGGAAAGTTTGTAATATAGCTCAAGGGTATGCCACCTTATCTAACAAATTACAGATATCTATGAAATGTAGGTGGGGTAAAGTATAACCCTCAAGTGAGATTAAAAGTtcaggaaaaaagagaaaagaaaaagtgctCCTGTTATTAAAGCACTGGCCACAGCCAAAAGATGAGACAACCACAAAATGTGCATGTCAAAACCTAGTGCCAGCACTGTGATTGCTTCAAATATCTATCGGACAACAGACCTCACAAAGACCATCTCAAGCTTAATCTAAATTACTTCATTGCATCTGTTATTCTATATCTTCCTTATGAACAAAAAAGGCATTTCTGCTCCTTATCCGAAAATATTAGATCAGAGGGGGGATGTCTATAAGTTTTGCTATTTCTCTATATTTTTTAGCCTGATGTAGCTATATGATAAATTGCATAACAATCTGCATGAGCTGACAAGTAGCTGtattaatttttaataaatttaactATGCAATAAGACAAGTTATACTATTAAATATTGGATCAAAACTAATTCCCTAAAATTGAGCTGAAAGAAAAGTGAAAATACCACTGAATACTGAGGGATTTTCTGGAGACGTAAAGTAACTTCTGTTATAACGCCCAAGGTTCCTTCACTCCCAATTAACAAGCGGGTAAGATCGTACCTGGGTAGACATTTCAAAGTTAACTAGCGTAGTTAACCAAATAGCAATCAAGATTCGTATTATTCCTTTTTTGACCACTCTGACCAATTAAAGATGATGCTAATAAACAATCAAAAATTGCAATTCCAGCTGCAAATGCTTTCACGTTTTAAATGTGAAACTGATGCTACCAAAACTGAACCACATTTCAATCACAAACTAATGCTTCCAAAACCACACcacaaacttcacaaatttAAGTAGAAACAAGACCCACCCTGCAGCACTTTTCCTGGCACGAGATGCTGTCTTGACGATCTCCCCATTAGCTAGAACAAcctgaaagaaaagaaaattttaaagtgTGATTTTTGCAGAAGATAATAGAATCTGACAAGGACATAGCAAACCTTAAGGCTTATGACATTATCGCGCATAGTCCCATACCTACATGCTTCAAATGAAACTGTTAATTAAAATCCAATTGgtattataaaattttaaaccCTGCACAGCTATTCTTAACATGACCCAATCAAGTAGTAAATACTTATCCTTTCTTTTTGAAAttgcaaaattaaaataatcagATAGATAAAGCAACAAAATGTTTTGcgaaggctttttttttttgtttccagTTTCTGGTAACATGTCCCTTCATTAAAACTCATCAATGACACATAGTAAATGATGAGCACATGCTCCACTTAAAATGACATCTAGTAAATGATGAGCACACACTCCACTTAAAGCTACATCTTCGAATGCCAAGTGCCAATGCATCAGTCAGATGATATTCCTCAACTCCATGTCATTCCTTAAATGAACATTATACCACGTAGCATCGTGATGACTTAGATTAAGTCCATTTAGCTGGATAAGATCTCCCGTAGTATTTAGTTTAAGTCCATTTAGCTAGATAAGATCTCCATGGTAATTCGCACTTGATGGGTTACCAAGTTTTCACGACCCATTagcatatttaaaaaaaaaaaaaaagagtataaaGTTTCAGAGATAAAGACTACTTTTGAAGCATACACCACCATATTAATCAAACATAGAGGCAAAGAAATGCAAATAAACCATGAACTGAGGGAACTCAATGTTACATCTACATAAATATAATAAGCATTCAGGAAACTCTTTCACATATATAACAGTATGATATTTGACCACTATTGCCAGCACAAACCAAACAAACTCCATCTTAGGGTAACCAGTTAGCCAAAGCATTCTGCTAATAATAGATGGACAGAAGAGAGGAAAGATACTCCTAACATGCATCAAGTGTCCCACTTCAAGAGGACCCGACAACCTATAAGGCCATCATTTACAAGTTTTAGTTTTTGCAACAAAAGCTAATGATATGAGCACGCCAATATGATACAGCTTGTACTTAGTTTCCTTTATTTGTCAGTTTGACAATCTATCAACTGAAAACCAGTTCATTACATTAGACTTATCCTGCACAAACAATGTGATGGTAGCAAAAAGCTTAGTAGGAAAACACATCACCCAAAAGCAAAAATGTCCTATTTTACCAAATCCTGGTTAATGAGAAGGATTGTTACAATTAGCTTAATTTCTGCCAGATAAAACCTAGTAGGATCAATGACACATTTGGATCTATAGCATAAAATGTTGCAATACACATAGAAAGGTAATGAAAGAACAACCTCACAGCTAAAGATCCAGAGCAACGAGTAGCACACATCCCACCAATGGTAGCTCCAGGCCCTGCCGATTGAAATAGGAAAAGAAGATAAAATCCAAATGAATCTGATAAGGAAGAACAGAAGGTAGAACAAGGAAACAGACAGACAGACAGacagaaaagatgaaaataacaAATCTAAGCAATAGAACAGTTTACTGCTACCAAATTGTGAGCCTTATAATAGTCATCATCTATCTTCAGCTAAACGTGGTTAGctaagaattttttttccaaagacAAAAGTTCTTATTGACAAGCATTGTTATCATCTGTAAAGCCTATGAGAAATAATCAATTACAAGCAACAAATGCATTGGAAAACGGCTAGAGTACTGAACGTCATGTAGGATGGCTTTACAGGATGTAGGCAGGTCAGTTCATaggatttttttcccctttggCTGCAGTCAGAATTGATCACCTCAATTTTGCATTCCTTCTGTTTAACACTGCGAATTGAGCTTACAGCTCTTAAATTTCACTATTGTGACGAGGACAATTTCATAAGAAGCACGAGATAGTATTGCTCTGTGGATAGACATTCAACTACTAAAATGCTTTTGTCATTCACAACACAACCATAGTagaaaaattcaatttttctaAATTGAAAATGATTCATGTTGCTTTCTAAAGCTTGTTTTAAGAACTACACCATATAATTTTCCATGCAATGCCTAATACTTCTATCTGtccaaataataaaattagtaAATATTTGGAGCTTATGTTCCAAGACTGCTATGCAGATCATAGCCTAAGAACTAAAGAGAAAATGAATTAGAGACAGAAACAATTTCCTGAGTATCAAATGAAAGGTATATCATTACCAACCAGGATCAAGAGGAAAGAATAGACCATAAGGCTCCAGGTACTCATTGAGTTCCATCCACCCAATTCCAGGTTCAACAACAACGTCCATGTCCTCAATATTTAAGGCTTTAACATGCTTCATAAACATATGATGGTTCAAAATTAGAAACAAGAATAAATGTGACCTAAAATTCAATTACCATTGAGTAACTTAAACAAAATGCAATTCTGCACGTGGCACAACTTTTGAAAGTGAATACATATTATGGGAAAAATGAAGTGCACAACAGGAGAACATCAAACCAAAGGAAGGAGAATGACAACTTGACCATCAACCAACACAGAGAAGAGAATTTTGGTTATGGTAAAGCCAAAGACTCAAAGGCAAGAGTCAGCTCCAAGCAGAGGCTTAAAAGATAGAAGCGCATTTGCCAACTAGTCATCCATTTTGTCACAAAAACTAATTATTAAAATCCGTGCAATAAGAACTTTTACTAGGCatatacatgcatatgattTATGCCCATCAAGTTAACAATCACTGCCATTATTaactgaaaaagaaagaaaaacaattagTACCCAAATAGGATCATCCTGGTGTAGGATTCATATTCCGTTCTATCAGGGTAAGGAATCTTCTCAAGCAACCCACTACTAGTCACAGACCACAGGAAGAAAATCTTTCAAATCctgtcccccccccccccccttccacCTTCATTTTCGCAAGGTTGAATATGTACAGAAAGTTGGCATAAATTAATGCACCAAGTATGCAACTCGTACATTCATCTGAGTCATGTCGATGCAAACACCCCCATTAGGAGACAAGGTGTGACCTTCAATTGATGTTGCTCCACCATAGGGCACAATGGGAACCTACTTTTCACCACGACAAAGAATACAGTCAAATAAAAGGTTAACTACCTTGAGATGGTCAAAACATCTAAGGTATGAAGACATGAAAAAACAAAGTTATCTTAGGCCTTATACTTCCATAGAAATAAAAGTGttgtaaggaaaaaaaatgagagaatTATAGAAATCATATAATCTCATAGAAAGAGACCTTATGATCGTTACAAGATTTGACTATCTTAGAAACTTCTTCTGACGACCTGCAAATGATACAAGATTATAATGCAAATAGAAGACTAAAAACTCAGATTGTAAGCCAAGTTAGAAGTCATTCACCTTGGATACACTACCACATCAGGGACATTTACTGCTTTGTGAAAACTATGCTGCGGCGTCCCATGAAAGTATCTCTCCTCATAATCCATGGTTATATTATCCTGTATCATGAGCTGTATTATAACTGCTCTCCTAATTCCAGCAAACTACCAATCTGAGCAACACAGCCTCCTTCAACTATAACCACAGGTTATCTATACTTCCATTTCATTTTCTGAAAGCCCATGGATTTAGCTTTTAGTCCAGAAAATACCTGACAGGTAGCCTTCAATTCATCAATAAGCTCTTGTGGGACTTTCCGGTACGAACCTTTGACCTCATAACCCGTGCTGTCCTTATCCCCAATCCTGACTCAAAGGAATAAGAAATAAAAGAAGCAATCACACTCAAGAAACCAAATGTGAACCCACAGCACTCCCTATGGAAACTGACAAAGATTCCAACCTAGGAGATTCTCGGTATGAAAATACTGAAAAGGATGAAGGAAATGAGTATCGAGTAAAAAGACCTATGATCAATATTTGAGGCATCGCAGAGAGATGGTTTGTTCTGCGATTGGATAAAAACAGCTCCAGCAGAGGCTGCCAAGGCCATGGGAAGTAGAGAATAAGCCCAACTTGACAGGATTCTTGATACATTTCTTTGATGATCAGAGCTGGCAGCCTCGGTAGGGGTGGACAGCAGCAGGGCCCTGCTCTGCTTCTTGAAGATAGAATTCCGAAGGCTGCAACTACCGTAAAAGGATGGTTTGGAAGAAGAACGAAGGCGAGCCAACCACGACCGAAACACCATGCTTCAAGGTTCAAGCCCGACTTGGATTGTAGCAAAAAGTGGGGAATGGGGTTGACTCTAGAAGAAACACAGGATAGGAAAGATTGGATATGTTTCAAACTGGACTCGAAACTTTTAGACTGCAGTGCGGTAGAGAGTCTTGAATAGGATTCCAAGTGTTTACGTGACGGCTGCCAATGCCAAGCAATTAAAATTCTTTAAATTGACGTATCTGTTGATTTCAATaatgtgaattgaaaatttATAACCggtcagcaaaaaaaaaaaaaaaaagaaaattataacCAGTAGAGGATGACAGGGTGTCCTCTGTCATAGTGAAAGAAAATTTATGTGAACATTAGAATATCTACTATAACAATATATTTATCATTTCCGTGCTTGTTTTCgtttttttcttggtttttccaTCTGAGGATGGGATCGTGGGACGTTGTTCCTTTATTTCGTTGCATTTGGGGCTAAGGCCATTGTGGTCCAAAAtctttatatttggtttggtttggaaaaatatttcaaaacatCCATTCTAAttgtaaaaatgaatttttcgtTTTAATTTTACGTCATCGCTTACAAATTCAATCATGTGACTCACATGCAATCTTTTTTCatgtacaaaaaaaatcaaatattacATGTTTTTAATGACAAAAATGAATATGAGTTAAATTAGATACTACATttctaaagaaaaatatgaataTAATTGGATCCTTCAATTTAGATcctaactttaaaaaataacagATAGTTCGCTAGTTGACCTTTTGAATCTAGGATTTTGATCTAGAGGTCACTGATTCATAAATAACAGGTAGTTCGTTAATTGATTTTTTGAATCTAGAATTTTTATTTAGAGGTCACCGTTCCTACGTAGTTACCACGTGGTGCATCGCATTAGCCAAATACTCCTatgttgaccaaaaaaaaaaaaaaaatctttttaacCTTTTTACTCCTGTCACAGTATGTGTCAGCTACAGATGGAAAGACgtgagaagaaaaaaatagacGCGAAT is part of the Coffea eugenioides isolate CCC68of chromosome 6, Ceug_1.0, whole genome shotgun sequence genome and encodes:
- the LOC113775839 gene encoding D-lactate dehydrogenase [cytochrome], mitochondrial isoform X1, translated to MVFRSWLARLRSSSKPSFYGSCSLRNSIFKKQSRALLLSTPTEAASSDHQRNVSRILSSWAYSLLPMALAASAGAVFIQSQNKPSLCDASNIDHRIGDKDSTGYEVKGSYRKVPQELIDELKATCQDNITMDYEERYFHGTPQHSFHKAVNVPDVVVYPRSSEEVSKIVKSCNDHKVPIVPYGGATSIEGHTLSPNGGVCIDMTQMNHVKALNIEDMDVVVEPGIGWMELNEYLEPYGLFFPLDPGPGATIGGMCATRCSGSLAVRYGTMRDNVISLKVVLANGEIVKTASRARKSAAGYDLTRLLIGSEGTLGVITEVTLRLQKIPQYSVVAMCNFPTIKDAADVAIATMLSGIQVSRVELLDEVQVKAINLANGKTLPEVPTLMFEFVGTEAYSLEQTLIVQKIASEHNGSDFVFAEDPEAKKELWKIRKEALWACFAMEPNYEAMITDVCVPLSRLAELISVSKQEIDASPLVCTVIAHAGDGNFHTLVLFDPKQEEQRTEAERLNHFIVHAALSMDGTCTGEHGVGTGKVKYLEEELGMEALRTMKKIKGALDPNNIMNPGKLIPPHVCF
- the LOC113775839 gene encoding D-lactate dehydrogenase [cytochrome], mitochondrial isoform X2 — protein: MVFRSWLARLRSSSKPSFYGSCSLRNSIFKKQSRALLLSTPTEAASSDHQRNVSRILSSWAYSLLPMALAASAGAVFIQSQNKPSLCDASNIDHRIGDKDSTGYEVKGSYRKVPQELIDELKATCQDNITMDYEERYFHGTPQHSFHKAVNVPDVVVYPRSSEEVSKIVKSCNDHKVPIVPYGGATSIEGHTLSPNGGVCIDMTQMNHVKALNIEDMDVVVEPGIGWMELNEYLEPYGLFFPLDPGWAWSYHWWDVCYSLLWIFSCEVVLANGEIVKTASRARKSAAGYDLTRLLIGSEGTLGVITEVTLRLQKIPQYSVVAMCNFPTIKDAADVAIATMLSGIQVSRVELLDEVQVKAINLANGKTLPEVPTLMFEFVGTEAYSLEQTLIVQKIASEHNGSDFVFAEDPEAKKELWKIRKEALWACFAMEPNYEAMITDVCVPLSRLAELISVSKQEIDASPLVCTVIAHAGDGNFHTLVLFDPKQEEQRTEAERLNHFIVHAALSMDGTCTGEHGVGTGKVKYLEEELGMEALRTMKKIKGALDPNNIMNPGKLIPPHVCF